The Methanococcoides methylutens MM1 genome has a window encoding:
- the hypD gene encoding hydrogenase formation protein HypD: protein MESIEQKLISRINEHATPLRIMHVCGTHERTISKYAIRDVISEDIQLLSGPGCPVCVTPAEDIDFAIALARSGKVITSFGDMMRVPGTLGSLFDARSEGCDVRMVYSIDDAIRIAEDNPTQEIVFFGIGFETTAPSNAAALLRGVPENFSILISHKLMPPAMEILTQDTIVDGFLAPGHVSTIIGTEPYEPISKKGFPIVVTGFEALDVLLGIAMIQNQIESGSSSVENAYPRAVNAEGNIKAREMMYQVFKQTDSEWRGIGIIENSGIALRTEFEQFDASNIHAEIYEKVLHDRKVSENDSDGTSLYEECMCAEILTARAQPSQCPFFAGRCSPEDPVGPCMVSLEGTCYNWYKYRHTKGI, encoded by the coding sequence ATGGAAAGCATTGAGCAAAAGCTGATATCAAGGATCAATGAACATGCCACCCCTCTTCGGATAATGCATGTATGTGGAACTCATGAAAGGACCATATCAAAATATGCAATTCGCGATGTGATCTCCGAGGATATTCAGCTGTTAAGTGGCCCCGGATGTCCTGTTTGTGTGACCCCTGCAGAGGATATCGACTTTGCAATTGCACTGGCAAGGTCCGGAAAGGTGATAACATCCTTTGGGGATATGATGAGGGTCCCGGGAACTTTGGGAAGTCTCTTCGATGCAAGGTCAGAGGGATGTGATGTTCGCATGGTCTACAGCATCGATGATGCCATAAGGATCGCAGAAGATAACCCGACCCAGGAGATCGTATTTTTCGGGATCGGATTTGAGACCACCGCTCCCTCAAATGCTGCTGCCTTGCTGAGAGGTGTGCCAGAGAACTTCAGCATTCTGATAAGCCATAAACTCATGCCTCCGGCAATGGAGATACTCACACAGGATACGATTGTTGACGGATTCCTGGCACCCGGACATGTTTCAACGATCATTGGGACAGAGCCATATGAACCCATTTCAAAAAAGGGATTTCCGATCGTAGTAACAGGTTTCGAAGCTCTGGATGTTCTGCTCGGCATAGCTATGATACAGAACCAGATCGAATCCGGCAGCTCCTCTGTTGAGAATGCATATCCACGTGCAGTAAATGCTGAGGGGAATATTAAGGCCCGGGAAATGATGTATCAGGTCTTTAAGCAGACTGATAGCGAATGGCGGGGAATCGGGATTATAGAAAACTCAGGAATTGCTCTGAGAACGGAGTTTGAGCAATTTGATGCTTCGAATATTCATGCTGAGATCTATGAAAAGGTCTTACATGACAGGAAGGTTTCAGAAAACGATAGTGATGGAACTAGCCTTTATGAAGAATGTATGTGTGCTGAGATACTGACAGCACGCGCCCAACCTTCCCAATGTCCTTTCTTTGCCGGAAGATGTTCACCAGAAGATCCGGTCGGGCCCTGTATGGTAAGCCTGGAAGGCACATGCTATAACTGGTACAAATACAGACATACTAAGGGAATATAA
- a CDS encoding hydrogenase/urease maturation nickel metallochaperone HypA, which yields MHEYSLACEIFETVIETAHDNKASAVNSITLEIGMLTHANPEQLLFCLEVLSRDSIAEGAKVNVNFISPYGECDCGYRGDVGVGDGINCEDQPSLYEYAVMTCPSCGKPLQLVGGDELIVQTIDIEI from the coding sequence ATGCATGAATATTCACTTGCCTGTGAGATATTTGAAACTGTGATAGAAACAGCACATGATAATAAAGCATCAGCAGTAAATTCCATAACACTGGAAATCGGAATGCTTACCCATGCGAATCCGGAACAGTTATTGTTCTGCCTTGAAGTTCTATCCCGGGATAGTATTGCCGAAGGTGCAAAGGTCAACGTGAACTTCATTTCACCATATGGGGAGTGTGATTGTGGATACCGGGGAGATGTCGGAGTGGGAGATGGCATCAATTGTGAAGATCAGCCATCCCTTTATGAGTATGCAGTAATGACCTGCCCATCATGTGGAAAGCCGCTTCAACTCGTGGGTGGAGATGAGCTCATTGTCCAGACGATCGATATCGAAATATGA
- the hypB gene encoding hydrogenase nickel incorporation protein HypB, which yields MLMHVVNVNKDVLKANNEIAQSNRKLLIRNRVFTMNIMGAIGSGKTTLIEEAINALGDHYRIAVIAGDVVAEMDASRFERLGVRTVAANTGRECHLDARLVERSLADLDLKNIDILFIENVGNLICPVDYKLGERVRVVIVSVSEGDDTVMKHPMIFKSSDLAIVNKVDISEAVDADPAKMKADIKQLKPSIPVLLTSKNDRISIDRWIEYIESYIEE from the coding sequence ATGCTGATGCATGTTGTAAACGTTAATAAGGATGTCCTGAAAGCCAATAATGAAATTGCACAGAGCAACAGGAAGCTTTTGATCAGGAACAGAGTCTTCACCATGAACATCATGGGAGCCATCGGTTCCGGGAAGACGACACTTATTGAAGAGGCGATCAATGCACTCGGAGATCATTACAGGATAGCGGTAATTGCAGGCGATGTGGTAGCAGAGATGGATGCATCCCGTTTCGAAAGGCTTGGTGTGAGAACGGTAGCTGCAAACACCGGAAGAGAATGTCACCTGGATGCTAGACTTGTGGAAAGATCACTGGCGGATCTGGACCTTAAGAACATTGACATCCTGTTCATTGAAAACGTAGGGAATCTCATCTGTCCTGTTGATTACAAACTCGGTGAACGCGTCCGTGTTGTGATCGTAAGTGTAAGTGAAGGTGATGATACTGTTATGAAGCATCCGATGATCTTCAAAAGCTCAGACCTTGCCATCGTAAACAAAGTTGACATCAGTGAAGCTGTAGATGCGGATCCTGCAAAAATGAAAGCTGACATCAAGCAATTGAAACCATCAATTCCGGTACTGCTAACCTCTAAAAATGACAGGATAAGCATTGACAGATGGATAGAGTATATTGAATCGTATATTGAAGAATAA
- the hypE gene encoding hydrogenase expression/formation protein HypE: protein MPKDNVIKMEHGAGGEPMQALIRDLILNNIISRSAGLVGLDDLDDGATINITGILENKNSNVNSNDSGNCNNPGEIVITTDSHVITPAFFPDSNIGRLAVSGTVNDLAVMGAEPLALTCAMIVPEGFELSSFEKIVRSMSEAAEEVDVPIITGDTKTVERNGLDSIIINTTGIGIANEVIRDCGLCTGDKIILTGTIGDHGISLLAHREGFELTTDLVSDVAPLWNMLKDVVQIRTIEGKPAISAMKDPTRGGLAGTLNEMAQKSGTGISIEQKDLPIKEAVSSACEMLGIDPLEVANEGKAVICVKAENAEEVLSIIREHEYGKDAAIIGEATEENLGKVLMRTPIGSMRYVDPPTGDLIPRIC from the coding sequence ATGCCAAAAGATAATGTCATAAAGATGGAACACGGAGCAGGCGGAGAGCCGATGCAGGCTCTGATACGTGACCTGATCCTCAACAACATAATCAGCAGATCTGCGGGACTTGTGGGACTTGATGATCTCGATGATGGTGCAACGATTAACATCACAGGTATACTTGAAAATAAAAACAGTAATGTCAACAGTAATGACAGTGGCAATTGCAATAATCCTGGTGAGATCGTTATCACTACAGACAGTCACGTAATAACACCTGCCTTTTTCCCGGATTCCAATATTGGCAGGCTTGCTGTCTCAGGCACTGTGAACGATCTCGCAGTAATGGGAGCTGAACCTCTTGCTCTTACATGTGCAATGATTGTGCCTGAAGGATTTGAACTTAGCTCTTTTGAGAAAATAGTCAGATCAATGAGCGAAGCTGCAGAAGAGGTGGATGTCCCTATTATAACAGGCGATACGAAAACGGTGGAAAGAAACGGACTTGACTCTATCATAATTAACACTACAGGCATCGGAATAGCGAATGAAGTGATAAGGGACTGCGGTTTGTGTACCGGTGACAAAATAATACTTACAGGCACCATAGGTGACCATGGGATATCGCTTCTGGCTCACAGGGAAGGATTCGAACTTACCACCGATCTGGTGTCTGATGTGGCTCCCTTGTGGAATATGCTAAAGGACGTTGTTCAGATAAGAACTATCGAAGGAAAGCCTGCCATATCAGCGATGAAGGACCCTACCAGAGGAGGACTTGCAGGCACACTGAACGAAATGGCTCAAAAAAGCGGAACAGGGATCAGCATTGAACAAAAGGACCTGCCGATAAAAGAAGCCGTATCTTCTGCCTGCGAAATGCTTGGCATAGACCCTCTTGAAGTAGCAAATGAAGGTAAAGCTGTCATCTGTGTTAAGGCTGAAAATGCAGAAGAAGTGCTGTCAATAATTCGTGAACATGAGTATGGCAAAGATGCTGCTATCATAGGAGAAGCAACAGAAGAGAATTTAGGGAAGGTTCTGATGAGGACACCAATTGGTAGCATGAGATATGTGGACCCGCCTACAGGCGATCTTATACCACGTATCTGCTGA
- a CDS encoding class I SAM-dependent methyltransferase, with translation MNIRYNRVCPAAISGILDNRIRRWFQKPRKILEPYVREGMIVLDLGCGPGYFSTEIARMVGSSGLVIAADLQEGMLRKLEKKIQGTELEKHIVLHKSEKDIIGISEKVDLAIAFYMLHEVLNPEKTINELVSIVKANGLLFIAEPYFHVSSKRFNEFVRTALDNGFTIVERPNLFFSRAVVLKKK, from the coding sequence GTGAACATTCGGTACAATCGCGTGTGTCCGGCTGCGATCTCAGGCATTCTGGATAACAGGATAAGAAGATGGTTCCAGAAACCCCGGAAGATTCTGGAACCTTATGTAAGGGAAGGGATGATCGTTCTGGATCTTGGATGCGGTCCCGGTTACTTCTCAACAGAAATAGCCCGAATGGTCGGTAGTTCCGGTCTGGTCATAGCGGCTGATCTTCAGGAGGGGATGCTTCGAAAACTCGAAAAGAAGATCCAGGGTACGGAGTTGGAGAAGCATATTGTACTACACAAGTCTGAAAAAGATATCATTGGTATATCAGAGAAGGTCGATCTCGCAATAGCCTTTTACATGCTCCATGAGGTTTTAAACCCGGAAAAGACTATCAATGAGCTGGTTTCCATTGTAAAGGCCAACGGGTTACTGTTCATAGCAGAACCATATTTCCATGTTTCATCGAAGAGATTTAATGAGTTTGTCAGGACGGCTTTAGATAATGGTTTCACTATTGTGGAAAGGCCAAATCTATTTTTCAGCAGGGCAGTTGTTCTGAAAAAGAAATAA
- the mmrce1 gene encoding MmRce1 family CPBP family CAAX prenyl protease, which translates to MIPNYNYRPGTYYLSTFIITYALWFAGAYVSFQDGGEGFYMLLMLPGLMAPFLISIVMIIRSKNMDLRRDFVNRLINIRLIQPKILPVFILLMPLSVLASIFISLLFGGSVSQFQLADGFSFSTGFVPVLLLLLLAAGFEELGWRGYAFDSLQSRHTYFKASLIFSILWSLWHFPLIFVNNSYQYEIFHESFWYGLNFFVSIVPMGMIISWICIKNRKSIIAAIAFHFIINMSQEILDISQTTKMIETGVLIIVAAAIIAYDREMFFSREHLADLS; encoded by the coding sequence ATGATACCCAACTACAATTACAGACCCGGCACATATTATCTTTCAACTTTTATCATAACCTATGCTCTCTGGTTTGCAGGAGCTTATGTAAGTTTTCAGGATGGCGGAGAAGGCTTCTATATGCTGCTCATGCTGCCGGGTCTTATGGCACCATTTCTGATATCAATTGTCATGATCATCAGGTCCAAAAATATGGATCTAAGGAGGGATTTTGTTAACAGGCTGATCAACATAAGACTTATACAACCAAAAATCCTCCCTGTATTCATTCTATTAATGCCTCTGTCAGTCCTTGCATCGATCTTTATCTCCCTTTTGTTCGGAGGATCGGTGTCACAGTTCCAGCTTGCTGATGGCTTCTCCTTCTCTACCGGATTTGTCCCTGTTTTGCTGCTGCTTCTGCTCGCTGCAGGCTTTGAAGAATTGGGATGGCGAGGCTATGCTTTTGACAGCCTGCAGAGTCGGCATACCTACTTCAAAGCATCGCTCATTTTCAGCATACTGTGGTCACTCTGGCACTTCCCTCTGATATTTGTTAACAACTCCTATCAGTATGAGATATTCCACGAAAGTTTCTGGTATGGCCTAAACTTCTTTGTCAGCATCGTTCCCATGGGAATGATAATCAGCTGGATATGCATAAAGAACAGGAAAAGTATCATTGCTGCAATTGCTTTCCACTTTATTATTAACATGTCTCAGGAGATCCTAGATATATCCCAGACCACAAAGATGATTGAAACCGGAGTTCTCATTATTGTGGCTGCTGCTATCATTGCGTATGATCGGGAAATGTTCTTTTCAAGGGAACATCTTGCAGATTTAAGTTAA
- the acs gene encoding acetate--CoA ligase → MSENFDVKLDNESYLPDPSVKENSWMQDYEKVYSESLKDPEKHWESVAEELEWFEKWDKVMEWDHPYAKWFTNARMNITYNCLDRHVFNGKRNKVAMIWVGDGGEEQVITYRQLYREVMRFANGLKSLGVEKGDKVCIYMPQVPEQIVAMLACARIGAIHSVVFGGFGAKALHSRIKDAQAKIVITADATLRRGKRIDLKSLVDEAVVNASCVEKIVVLRRMTPQMELFSEIEVDFYEIMEDVDKECEPEMMDSEDPLFILYTSGTTGPAKGIVHACGGYMVGTYYTTKNILDLKENDVMWCTADPGWITGHSYIVYGPLSMGATILISETTPDHPDPGVWWSMIEEFDVSVFYTAPTAIRMFMRMGEEWPGKYNLSSLRVLGSVGEPLNPEAFKWYYRVIGKEKCPILDTWWQTETGMHMLTTPVGEPMKPGFTGRPIPGVIADVVDENGDPVPAGTGGFLVIKQPWPSMMRTVHGNDERYRQYWTTIQNYYSAGDLAVKDEDGYIMIQGRSDDVLIVAGHNIGSAEVESALVSHEAVAEAAVIGKPDPLKGDSIKAFVILRMGFTPSDKLKPDLMYHVRMNLGPIAMPSEIEFVDSLPKTRSGKIMRRLLKAQELGMDPGDLSTLED, encoded by the coding sequence ATGTCTGAGAATTTTGATGTTAAGCTGGACAATGAGAGCTATCTTCCTGATCCATCGGTAAAAGAAAATTCCTGGATGCAGGATTATGAAAAGGTCTATAGTGAATCTCTTAAGGACCCTGAAAAACACTGGGAAAGTGTTGCAGAGGAACTTGAATGGTTTGAAAAATGGGATAAGGTGATGGAATGGGACCATCCTTATGCAAAATGGTTCACCAATGCCAGGATGAACATCACTTACAATTGTCTTGACCGCCATGTGTTCAATGGGAAAAGGAACAAAGTCGCAATGATCTGGGTAGGCGATGGCGGAGAAGAACAGGTTATCACCTATCGTCAGCTTTACCGTGAGGTCATGAGATTTGCCAATGGACTCAAGTCCCTGGGAGTTGAGAAAGGTGACAAGGTCTGCATATATATGCCACAGGTCCCTGAACAGATCGTGGCAATGCTGGCATGTGCACGCATAGGTGCGATCCATAGTGTGGTATTCGGAGGATTCGGTGCCAAAGCATTACATTCCAGGATTAAGGATGCACAGGCAAAGATCGTTATTACTGCAGATGCAACCCTTCGACGTGGTAAGCGCATTGACCTTAAGTCCCTTGTGGATGAAGCTGTGGTCAATGCCTCGTGTGTTGAGAAGATAGTTGTCCTGAGAAGAATGACCCCGCAAATGGAACTCTTTTCTGAGATCGAGGTTGACTTCTATGAGATAATGGAAGATGTTGATAAGGAATGTGAGCCAGAGATGATGGATTCCGAAGATCCTCTGTTCATTCTTTATACCAGCGGAACAACCGGGCCGGCCAAGGGCATAGTTCATGCCTGCGGTGGCTACATGGTAGGCACCTACTACACTACAAAGAATATCCTGGACCTGAAAGAAAACGATGTCATGTGGTGTACTGCAGATCCCGGGTGGATCACCGGCCATAGTTACATTGTCTATGGTCCGCTTTCAATGGGTGCGACGATCCTTATTTCAGAGACAACACCCGACCATCCCGATCCGGGTGTTTGGTGGAGCATGATAGAGGAATTCGATGTGAGCGTATTCTATACGGCACCAACAGCAATACGCATGTTCATGAGAATGGGGGAGGAATGGCCTGGAAAGTACAACCTGAGCTCCCTGAGGGTCCTGGGTTCGGTTGGCGAACCTCTGAACCCGGAAGCGTTCAAGTGGTACTATCGTGTGATCGGCAAGGAGAAGTGTCCTATTCTGGATACCTGGTGGCAGACTGAGACGGGTATGCACATGCTTACCACACCAGTTGGGGAACCCATGAAACCGGGATTCACAGGAAGACCTATACCCGGTGTGATCGCCGATGTTGTGGATGAAAATGGCGATCCGGTGCCGGCAGGAACAGGTGGTTTCCTTGTGATAAAACAACCCTGGCCTTCCATGATGAGGACAGTTCATGGTAATGATGAAAGATATCGGCAGTACTGGACAACGATCCAGAACTACTACAGTGCAGGAGACCTTGCCGTAAAGGACGAGGATGGCTATATCATGATACAGGGCCGTTCCGACGATGTCCTTATCGTTGCCGGTCACAACATCGGCAGTGCAGAGGTCGAGAGTGCGCTTGTATCCCATGAGGCTGTAGCAGAAGCCGCTGTAATAGGAAAGCCCGACCCTCTGAAAGGGGATTCCATCAAAGCTTTCGTCATACTTCGCATGGGCTTTACTCCTTCAGATAAACTGAAGCCTGACCTCATGTATCATGTAAGAATGAACCTGGGACCAATTGCCATGCCTTCCGAGATCGAATTCGTTGATTCGCTACCAAAGACCCGTAGCGGAAAGATAATGAGGAGATTGCTTAAGGCACAGGAGCTTGGAATGGATCCAGGGGATTTGTCTACGTTGGAGGATTGA
- a CDS encoding Cache 3/Cache 2 fusion domain-containing protein, with product MHNQSDIHHKKMISAISLIILIASFVLVINFGYDLVYGTDQILESSIDSAQLEAQNSAEQISSTLIVLSDISQSIAAELSSGELKEEHIEDRLFEDINSNPEIFGVGVAYKKGAYKKYDESSQNDLLYAPTYSRKNGDPQLFQASYDYTVRYNESDNGPNTEWYHRALIEGGGFNDPYFGSRSNKYIIEYSIPFTTAYADQKELSPAGVVYASYSLEGVRNNIASLESGNTGYGFIVSKDGNVISHPIKNYVGKSVDEISGTDEVFKELTSSISHDTINTVYEAQSGNKLWVFYEEIPGTEWILGVVLKDEEISNQMSQEQYNKKIYLSLAMAVFLASISIIGFTRNGITSRSLWKIAIIISVLCLIEMGFIWNLAMTKPISENMDDIIIYDESGLESSLEKIYVSEMGDLNNEYVDSVIKVPTGIFVQSIEFSTGNDVIITGYVWQKHIEGVNDDHVHGVIFPESESTSIDKAYETEDVTGWYFTTTLREQFDYMTYPFDVENVWIKLWSDSFENNVILVPDLESYESLDPESNPGLEKDLVLEGWEAKESYFSYRVNDYDSNFGIDGYNHQGNPDLYFNMELKRDVITPFITYMIPLLLIALLIFIALFTEVKVDTDPSEILKYSASLMLILMVAHVSLRDSLTASGIIYIEYFYIIMYLVVLGISLNALLFASDKKIPIIDYENNIIAKIIYWPVIMTLVLMVTIKTFY from the coding sequence TTGCACAACCAAAGTGATATTCATCATAAAAAAATGATTTCTGCAATATCTTTGATAATATTAATTGCAAGTTTTGTTTTAGTTATTAATTTTGGATACGATCTTGTTTATGGTACCGATCAGATACTAGAATCATCAATTGATTCTGCACAACTTGAAGCACAGAATTCTGCGGAACAGATTTCTTCAACTTTGATTGTTCTTTCGGATATTTCTCAATCAATTGCTGCAGAACTAAGTTCAGGTGAATTGAAAGAAGAACATATTGAAGACAGACTTTTTGAAGACATTAATTCGAATCCGGAGATCTTTGGAGTAGGAGTGGCATACAAAAAGGGTGCCTATAAGAAATATGATGAAAGTTCACAAAATGATCTCCTCTATGCCCCAACCTATTCAAGAAAAAACGGAGATCCACAATTATTCCAGGCATCTTACGATTATACTGTAAGATATAATGAAAGCGATAATGGGCCTAATACAGAATGGTATCACCGCGCATTGATCGAAGGTGGCGGATTTAATGATCCATACTTCGGAAGTAGAAGTAACAAGTATATTATTGAGTATTCGATACCTTTCACAACTGCATATGCTGACCAGAAGGAATTATCCCCTGCAGGAGTTGTCTATGCAAGCTATTCTCTCGAAGGAGTAAGGAACAATATAGCATCCCTGGAGTCCGGGAATACAGGGTACGGATTTATAGTCTCTAAGGATGGAAACGTTATATCCCACCCAATCAAAAATTATGTCGGTAAGAGCGTTGATGAGATCTCAGGAACTGATGAAGTCTTCAAAGAGCTCACAAGTAGCATTTCTCATGATACAATAAATACTGTATATGAAGCTCAAAGTGGCAACAAATTATGGGTATTCTACGAAGAGATTCCTGGAACGGAATGGATCCTTGGCGTCGTTTTAAAGGATGAAGAAATCTCAAACCAAATGAGTCAGGAGCAATACAATAAAAAGATATATTTGTCACTGGCAATGGCGGTATTTTTAGCCTCCATTTCAATTATAGGTTTCACAAGAAATGGCATAACCTCACGATCCTTGTGGAAAATAGCGATCATAATCTCTGTTCTATGCCTTATTGAAATGGGATTTATTTGGAACCTTGCCATGACAAAGCCAATTTCAGAAAATATGGATGATATTATCATATATGATGAATCGGGACTTGAAAGCTCTCTTGAAAAGATATATGTCTCTGAAATGGGAGATCTGAACAATGAATACGTAGATTCAGTGATCAAGGTTCCAACAGGAATATTTGTTCAATCGATCGAGTTCTCGACGGGAAATGATGTGATCATTACTGGTTATGTATGGCAGAAGCATATAGAAGGAGTAAATGATGATCACGTACATGGAGTAATTTTCCCAGAGTCAGAATCTACTAGTATCGACAAAGCCTACGAAACAGAAGATGTTACAGGTTGGTACTTTACAACAACACTGAGAGAACAATTTGACTATATGACTTATCCTTTCGATGTGGAAAATGTCTGGATCAAATTATGGAGTGACAGTTTTGAGAACAATGTAATTCTTGTTCCTGATCTGGAATCATATGAGTCACTGGATCCTGAATCAAATCCGGGTCTCGAAAAGGACCTTGTTCTTGAAGGATGGGAAGCTAAGGAAAGCTATTTTTCATACAGGGTTAATGACTATGATAGTAATTTCGGAATTGATGGATATAACCATCAGGGCAATCCAGACCTGTATTTCAATATGGAACTAAAAAGAGATGTGATAACGCCATTTATCACATATATGATTCCTTTGTTGTTGATAGCATTATTGATCTTCATTGCTCTTTTTACAGAGGTAAAAGTAGATACTGATCCATCAGAGATATTGAAATACAGTGCTTCATTGATGCTAATATTAATGGTAGCACATGTTTCTCTGCGTGATAGTCTCACAGCTTCAGGCATCATTTATATCGAGTATTTCTATATCATCATGTATTTGGTGGTGCTGGGCATTTCCCTAAATGCTCTCTTATTTGCTTCAGACAAAAAAATACCGATAATAGATTACGAAAACAATATAATTGCAAAAATAATCTATTGGCCTGTTATTATGACATTGGTCTTAATGGTAACTATAAAAACATTTTACTGA
- a CDS encoding DsrE family protein: MTEVTKVLLLLKNMVYESTSPMETLRFANYYCGKGLDVVVIIFGPMGVILGKADKCGSPAYDDKIRECMEQGVQFKCCKLGASIIGMKEEELIPGIELIESHEIAEMLLEYCSEGQLIVTL, translated from the coding sequence ATGACAGAAGTTACGAAAGTATTACTGCTTCTCAAGAACATGGTCTACGAAAGTACCAGCCCCATGGAAACCCTTAGGTTTGCGAATTACTATTGCGGCAAAGGTCTTGATGTAGTGGTTATCATATTCGGCCCGATGGGCGTCATCCTTGGAAAAGCTGATAAATGCGGATCTCCTGCCTACGATGACAAGATAAGGGAATGCATGGAACAGGGTGTACAGTTCAAGTGCTGCAAACTTGGAGCATCCATTATAGGAATGAAAGAGGAAGAGCTTATTCCTGGTATTGAGCTTATCGAGTCGCATGAGATAGCAGAGATGCTTCTGGAATACTGTAGTGAAGGACAACTGATCGTTACGTTATGA
- a CDS encoding pentapeptide repeat-containing protein, whose protein sequence is MFSKKDQKSKVIKNVIFKKANLNEIIFDNAILINCNFDKANLNHTSFLNCKLINCRFREAIISWCNFKYSKISGTTFESSNIEYCDFYRALFSGVNIFINCSISNTGLPDIRDGATIGKSNLKNHKILQQNEELYRTFLEEWYRRRPEGTEWDWEASLNKRFSDAKVIFELLSGFWLSKGHIGDSNWAYLQAKKMEREQLKNELKLKGKNAPSFYHKIKNIYSLFSNYSIDFICGYGESLYKTMGTFISITILFAIFYYILLTYIYSIELPDTYLYNPIMISLKNMVAMSTEEVTNMFLGFDIIMIIQRIFGILLIAIFGFILGNKVRHQ, encoded by the coding sequence GTGTTTTCTAAGAAGGACCAAAAAAGCAAAGTTATTAAAAATGTTATCTTTAAAAAAGCTAACCTTAATGAAATTATTTTTGATAATGCAATTCTAATTAACTGTAATTTTGATAAAGCTAACCTTAATCATACTAGTTTTTTAAACTGTAAACTAATAAATTGTAGATTTCGTGAGGCTATAATTTCATGGTGTAATTTCAAATATTCTAAGATAAGTGGTACAACATTTGAATCATCAAATATTGAGTATTGTGATTTTTATAGAGCTTTATTCAGTGGAGTGAATATTTTTATAAACTGTAGTATATCTAATACTGGTTTACCTGATATTCGTGATGGGGCAACTATAGGGAAAAGTAATCTTAAAAATCATAAAATATTACAGCAAAATGAAGAGCTTTATAGAACTTTTCTGGAAGAATGGTATCGTCGCCGTCCCGAAGGTACTGAATGGGATTGGGAAGCCTCTTTAAATAAAAGATTCTCAGATGCAAAGGTTATTTTTGAACTTCTAAGTGGTTTTTGGCTGAGTAAAGGTCATATCGGTGATTCAAATTGGGCATATTTACAAGCTAAAAAAATGGAACGCGAACAATTGAAAAATGAATTGAAACTTAAAGGTAAAAATGCTCCTTCTTTTTATCACAAAATTAAAAACATATATTCTTTATTTTCTAATTATTCTATTGATTTTATATGTGGGTATGGTGAAAGTTTATATAAAACAATGGGTACGTTTATCAGTATAACTATTTTGTTTGCAATTTTTTACTATATACTACTTACTTACATATATTCTATTGAATTGCCTGACACGTATCTTTACAATCCGATCATGATAAGTCTAAAGAATATGGTGGCTATGAGCACCGAAGAAGTAACAAATATGTTTTTAGGATTTGACATTATTATGATAATTCAAAGAATATTTGGGATACTATTAATTGCAATCTTTGGGTTTATTTTAGGAAATAAAGTTAGACATCAATGA